CGATGATCGCCTCGACGCCGACCTCCTCGAGCAGCTTCGCCTTCGCGTCGGACGAGATCACGCAGACCGGGATCCCTCCTCCGTTGAGGACCAGCTGTGTGGCGAAACCGCCGAGCCCGCCGGTGGCCCCCCAGATCAGCACCTTGTCGCCCTGCTTCATGCGGGCTTCGTTCTCACCGACGAGCATGCGGTACGCGGTCGCCAGGACCAGCCCCAGCGATGCCGCCTCCTCCCACGTCAGGTGCGTCGGCATCGGGATGAGCTGGTTGGCCTTCACCATGGAGATCTCGGCCATGCCGCCGAAGTTCGACTCGAAGCCCCAGATCCGCTGGGAGGGGTCCAGCATCGAGTCCTCGTGGCCCTGCGGTGACTCCATGTCGACGTAGTTGCAATGCACGACGACCCGATCGCCGGGCTTCCACCGTGTCACCCCCGGGCCGGTGCGCACCACGACCCCCGCCGCGTCGGAGCCGACGATGTGGTAGTCGAGATCGTGGCGCGCCCCGAGGTCGCCTTCACGCGCGAAGCGCTCCAGGAACGCGAAGGTGGGCACGGGCTCGAAGATCGACGTCCAGACGGTGTTGTAGTTCAACGCCGACGCCATCGGGGCGATCAGGACCTCGTTGGGTCCCAGCGGCGGGATCGGTACCTCGTCGACGTGCAACGACTTGCGGGGATCCTTCTCGTGGTGCTCCAACCCCTCGAACATCTCCTGCTCGTCCTTGCGGACGACCGCCGCCCGCATCGTCTCGGGCAGCTCCAAGCGGGCGAGCTCGTCGCCGGTCGCCCCATCGAGGATGGCGTCGCGGATGGCGTCCATCGGCACGGTCGGGTCTCCTCCTGCGCTGGTGTTCGGCCGCCGGGACGCTAGCAACCGACGCGGGCGCTCAGAGTCCGGGCGAGGATCCTCCGCCGTCGGTCGCCCGTGCCGGCTCCATCGCACGGTCGGGGACCGGACCTGCCGACGCCACCGCTGCCTCGTCCGGACGTGGCGGCCCGACCGGCGTTGCGACGTCGGCTGCGGTCGCAGCTGCCGGCTCGGCGACACGGTCCTCGGCGTGCACGACCTTGTTCCGTCCGTCACGCTTGGCCGTGTACAGCGCGGCGTCGGTGTCCCGGATCAGGTCGCTGCGCGACGGCACCCCACCGGCGAAGGTCGCGACCCCGAACGACGCGGTCACCAGGCCCAGGAACCGCCCGTCGGACGCCGCGAAGCTCGACCGCTCCACCGCCTCGCGGAGACGCTCAGCGACCTGGCGCGCGTCGGCGGCGTCGGTCTCCACCAGGATGACGGCGAACTCCTCACCGCCGTAGCGGCACACCACATCCGAGGAGCGCAGCACCCGCTGCATCAGACGCGACAGAGCCCGCAGCAGGTCATCGCCGGCGGGATGACCGAACCGGTCGTTGATCTTCTTGAAGTGGTCGACGTCGAGCAGGACCAGGCTCACCGGCCGTGGCGCGGACGGCGACGACAGCCGCGCGCTGCGGTCGAGCTCCTCCTGCAGCCGCTGCTGGAAGTGCCGGTGGTTGTACACGCCGGTGAGCGCATCGGTGATCGACAGGTCGCGCAGCTCGGCGTGCAGCCGCGCGTTGTCGAGCGCCAACGATGCCTCCGTCGCCAGCGTGCTGAGGATGCGAAGGTCGCGGCCGCTGACCCGCGGCACGCGTCCCAACGGCACGTCGACCTCCACCGTGAGCAACGCCAGGATCCGACCCTCGGTCTGCAGCGGAACGATCACCAGCGGGCTGTCGATCGTGAAAGCGTCCGCGAGCGGCGCCGGCCGGGCGTGCTCACGTGCCACCAGGACCGGCCGGCGCGTCTCCACGGCACGCCCGACCGGACCGGGGCCGACCACCAGCCGGAACGCCGCGATCCGCTCGAGGTCCTCGTGGGCGAAGCCGGCCGCCCCGGCCGGGACCAGTTCCGCCCCGCCCTGGGCCATCCACACGATCGACCGGTTGTAGCCGAGTTCGTCGACCACTCCCCGTGCGATGGCTTCGGAGATCTCGCCGAGGTCGAGGCTGGCTTCGAGGTCGGCGCTCAGCTCACGCAGCAGTGCGAGCTCCTGGTTGGAGCGGCGCAACGCACGCTCGTTGACCCGGCTGAAGAAGGCGGTCGCGCCGGTGATGATCCAGATCGTGACGACCGCAGCCATGGCGTGGACCCGCACGACCTGCGTGGCGACCAGGTCGGCGTCGCCCAGCGTCGGATCGAGCCGGATGTTGAAGAACCCGAGCGTGACCTGCGCGCTCGTCTCAGCCGCGAAGCCGACCGCGTGTCCGTAGAAGATCGCGAACACGGCGATCGAGTGCAGGATCGCCAGCTTCACGCCGCTCCGCCACGAGAACAGCACCGTGGCCG
The Actinomycetota bacterium genome window above contains:
- a CDS encoding sensor domain-containing diguanylate cyclase, translated to MRTTTLSTSSEADLSLLAGRLRVMAIARIALVGALLLALAPVFRGAPSNTVSILASVSVGYLVVNGLFLPVLHRWPRASRWLLDLSLLVDAVWAGAVMWLTGGTTSGFIFLMHLQLVAATVLFSWRSGVKLAILHSIAVFAIFYGHAVGFAAETSAQVTLGFFNIRLDPTLGDADLVATQVVRVHAMAAVVTIWIITGATAFFSRVNERALRRSNQELALLRELSADLEASLDLGEISEAIARGVVDELGYNRSIVWMAQGGAELVPAGAAGFAHEDLERIAAFRLVVGPGPVGRAVETRRPVLVAREHARPAPLADAFTIDSPLVIVPLQTEGRILALLTVEVDVPLGRVPRVSGRDLRILSTLATEASLALDNARLHAELRDLSITDALTGVYNHRHFQQRLQEELDRSARLSSPSAPRPVSLVLLDVDHFKKINDRFGHPAGDDLLRALSRLMQRVLRSSDVVCRYGGEEFAVILVETDAADARQVAERLREAVERSSFAASDGRFLGLVTASFGVATFAGGVPSRSDLIRDTDAALYTAKRDGRNKVVHAEDRVAEPAAATAADVATPVGPPRPDEAAVASAGPVPDRAMEPARATDGGGSSPGL
- the ccrA gene encoding crotonyl-CoA carboxylase/reductase; the protein is MDAIRDAILDGATGDELARLELPETMRAAVVRKDEQEMFEGLEHHEKDPRKSLHVDEVPIPPLGPNEVLIAPMASALNYNTVWTSIFEPVPTFAFLERFAREGDLGARHDLDYHIVGSDAAGVVVRTGPGVTRWKPGDRVVVHCNYVDMESPQGHEDSMLDPSQRIWGFESNFGGMAEISMVKANQLIPMPTHLTWEEAASLGLVLATAYRMLVGENEARMKQGDKVLIWGATGGLGGFATQLVLNGGGIPVCVISSDAKAKLLEEVGVEAIIDRKAEGYEFWTDDGEQDYREFRRFGKKIRELIGGDVDIVFEHVGRATFGASVFVVKKGGVVVTCASTTGYRHEYDNRYLWMNLKRILGSHFANYNEAWAATELVDRGMIHPILSKTFPLDEAGQGAYEMHHNLHAGKIGILVNAPQAGLGVHDPAKRARHQDRIDLFKRFE